The DNA sequence aaacaggaaaagaccgctgtgtaatccatttatttcaacaaagtaactgtattctgattaccacctttttaaactgtaactgtaacggaatacagttactcatatttgtattttcttactccccaacactgtatatacatatatattagtgTCCTTTTCTGGAAATGAAGTTTAATATCCACAGTCATCTTAACTGAACAAACAGACCTCTTAtaaacaacagaggacacactgtCCCAAATGACAGAGGCGCACTTGTGTGTTGGAGCGTTACCGTGGAGCTGTAAGGTTTCAGTTTCGTTTATGaggaaaaaacagtttaaattaaCGAGGTTGGGGTAAGTCTAATGTGCAGTAAAGTGATTTTCAAGATAAATTTCTGTTCAGATGatacataaaacatgttatATAaagttgtggttgttacagGTTTGGTTAAAATGTAAGACATTAGAAAACTGGAAAGTGAAGTGCAACCAGGACTGTAGCTCTGAAGGCTAGGTGGAGAATTGCTGGTTGTCTGAGTGCAACACACTGTTGTCATGTCGTCTGTGTTTGATGTGTTTTGAAGGAAGAAGATCAAAATCTGAAAGATGGACTGGGAAGAGCCCATGGAGACTTACGACTTGAACCAAGTACGTAAAATAACACTGAAtcagaataaaataatattgtTACAGGAACTTTGGTGTTAAGTCAATCATTAAATATCCAGAGTGCTAATCTTCAGTAGgtgtagtgtattttattttacttttgacACCACACGTTGATTGATTTTTATATGCTTGAATGCCTTTCTTCATTATTATAGGCGCAGGATTATTGTGTAAACCTTGCTCCACCTTTGCCAGATCCACAAACTGCATGTGCTGCGTAGTAAAtcgttaaaaaataaatattaatgtctGCTATAGAATTAAATTATGTACTGTGATTTTAACAGGAGCACATTCAACTAGAGAAGCAGACATGGGCGTAACTTTGTGCTTAACATTGCGGGGGTCAAGagctctgtctaaataaataaataaatctgggtaaattcccacatgattaaccctagaacactatcgctataaatagtaacacaatcactaacgccgggtgatttttacccaatataatatgaccaactaaaagtacttgtcatcaaaatatatcaaacacgtgataaatcagagtggtcagcttttactttcaactgtgccatgtctaacaaaatgaaaaaaagtgtcatgggggatgctaaaataatgctccaaaattacagaaaaatctggaattcaagaacaaaaaattcctaaaaaaaaaaaaaatgacactggaaagctggtctttgatacacccattcctgggacatttgagacttccctggtgaaggcacaatgtcctcgacacactaacagctgcaggagagagaaatcatgtaaatgtatttgctcgggtgaaaatcacccagcgatagtgttctagggttaaacatgcaactattttgctggtaataactgagtaaagaaaatcaacagcctatttatgcaagataattcataattttattgtgGGGGTTATATTGgctgggtctgattattgggggggtcataaccccccctaacccccctggaaattacacCCCTGGAAGCAGAGTAACAGAGGTTCTGCTGGAGCACAGATGGGAGCTTCTTTCATGTCAGAGCTACAAAATGTATGCACTATGTCATTAATCAAAcacattaatattaaaattaaaataaacaatgtgATCTTTTAATAAATTAGAATAATTTTTAAAACCAGGACCAAGTTCAGCTTGGAAACAGAGTAGCACagtttcttgtgtttgttttttaattttacattaaaaaacaagctgctgatttaAATGTACTCTATTTTTCACAGGAACATGTTAAACCACGAAAACGGAGTAAGGCAGGTTctgcagctgaagaggagacaCGCTCTTGTTCTGTCCCAGTGGGTCATTTTTGGTATGTGAACCACATGTACAAGGAAGAAATGAAACGTATTGAGAAAGAGAACGGAGTTAAAATTGAAGCAGAGTTAAAGTTGAAATTTCAAGTAGACAAAAAACATGGGAGCCCAGACAATGCTCTAAAAGAGTTTAAAAACCTCATGCAGAACAGTATAACTGAATCCAGTGGCTCAGTTATTCCTCTCAAGTTCATTGATCCAGATCAGTGGAGAGATGCACTGAAAACCatccagaaaaataaaaataaacttttggtTACTCTGACCTCTGAAACAATGACTGTGCAAGGGCCAAGACGTAGTCAAGATGTCATCAGTAAGTCGTTATTTGGAGATACAATGCAGCATACAAACACTCTTGCTTTTCTTGAAGAGTATGAGAAAAAGATCCAAGACACATCACTGAAGACTGACAGGACCACCAAAGACTTGTGGCCGATGACTACCTCTTGCAACAAGGAAGTAGACAGGATCAAAGCTGGGTTTAATGTGGAAATCAAAGAATCAGACATTAGTCAAGGAAAAGTTGGTGTGAAAACTTTATGCAAACAAGATAAAGGACACTCCTTCATGAAGGACTGCAGTCTCAATTCTGCTTTCCAACCAGACCGCATGACTCACTGTGACTTACTGATGAAGACAAACTGCATTTCTCAATCAGAGGGGGCCTCTAATGAACCTGTGTTGAATGGCCAATCAGCAAACAGGATGCACAGTTTGCTGATTGACCTGACTGACAGTGGGACAACAGCAGGTGACCAAAAGGATGATCAGTGTCCTATATGTTTGGATAAATTCAAAAACAGGAAACGGCTCAAGTGTAAAGATGAATTTTGTGAAGACTGTCTGAGACAAGCACTGGAGGCGAATGGGCCCATCTGTCCTGTATGCAGAGTCGTCTTTGGTAAGATAATAGGAGACCAACCAGATGGAAGAATGTCACACCAGACATTACGCACTTCCCTTCCTGGATACTCAGACTGCGGCACCATAGTTATCAACTATGTGATTCCAAGTGGAACACAGACGGTAAATGACAATTTTATTTGAATGCCTATGTCCCTGTTTAAAACTTAAAACCTGattgtgttttcagtttgtggTTTTATATATACTTTTCTAACACTATTTACTTTACATTCTGCTTTTTAGGCAGAGCATCCCAATCCTGGTCAGCACTACTCAGGTATTCATAGAACAGCATGTCTTCCAAACAACAAAGAGGGCAATGAAGTGCTGCAACTGCTGAAAAGAGCGTTTGAGCAGAGGCTCATTTTTACTGTGGGGACATCCAGAACAACTGGACTGGACAACCAGGTGACCTGGAATGACATTCCCCACAAAACATCCACGTCAGGAGGACCAGATTGGTAGATTAgcctgtttttttgcttttgttctttttcagtgtttactaTAATAAAATACTAGATATTAAACCCGATATATTCTGTTTCCACAGCTTTGGGTATCCTGACCCTGAGTACCTGAGCAGAGTCAAAGAGGAGTTAAAGGCCAAAGGCATTGAGTGAAGTGTTTGATACAAAGTGCAGGTGGATTAGAAATCAAAGACGTTAAAAACAAGATGactctttaaacagacactgaaTTTCAAATACTCTGTTTTGCACTTTTCTCTGTTAATGTTTCAAATGATCAGTAAAGGCTAGAATTCACTTTTTTCTGAGCTACATATATTATCTTCAAATACTAAATGACGATTTTTTTTGTGGATTGCCAAAGTTTTCATCATGTAACAATATAAAATGTAGATTTACATAAATACATAGACTTATATAATCTCAGGTCTACAGTGCTGATGGTCTGACTTGCTGTTTGCCTAATAAGTGATTAAATCCTCCACACTGAATTCCTCCTTTAATCAGGACCGATTGTgaacaaaacacagaacactgtggtttgttttctgtacaatttttacaactttatttataacaaTTTGTTATTTAGTTTGTAAAGTACTCCAGCAAAAATTGAACATTATTCTCTTTTCAGAAGAAAGTCTGCGCCTCCATGCATTGTGTACTATAAAAGCTAtgtgtcatttttcattttaaaaaaaccaaggactaatcaaaacaaaaaggtCTGGAAATGCACATATGATTTAGCAAAAAATGTCCTTTCAGTAAAATGATGGTACTTGTTATTGTAGTTACACTGAAGACTTGTGTTACTTTTCACATGCATTAAGATATGGCCAACACATTTCTGACAGAAGCAGCATTTTGGGACAGAGGCTGAGTGTAAGGACGTGTCAGAGCAACCAGAATGGTAGCATTAGCAGCAGCAGGGCACAGAGAAGAGATGGGGAAGGgtttaagaaagaaaacagaaacgcTAAAGATCAAATGAAAATAATGCACTTAAGACAGAGTCATTACAAAACTGTGAACATACAGACTTTGATCCTCTGAAGGCAAATTTACTCACAAAGCCAGATGGATGCTATCTGGTCTTTACAGAACAAAAATGGACTGGAGAAGCAGAACACACATAGAAAAGAAATCTTTCCTTCCTTACATTTGACTATAGTTGGAGTCTCTACAGGAAGGCCAGCAAACAGACACTAAATAGTGCAAACATGACACTATATAagtctttaattaaaaaagccCCCGCCATTGTTAGGCAGCTGTTTTCTGGGCATGTACACACAGCCAGCTACCCACCCATTAAAGTATTCACCCCATCTATTGCTCAGAGTTGACACAAACAACAGACAGTTGGCACTGGTGAAATGAAACAatgctttttcccccccttttctaTATaattcatacaaaaataaaaaattaaaattgctCCAGTGatagcatttctttttttttcttatgattTCCATGtttccatttcattttgcaCAGAGGTAGTGTCTATTTAGGTAAAGGGTAAGGGACGAAGTGGAAATTAAAAATCTCTCATagaaaatgttatttgtttttgacCAGAGGAATctcaaaagaacaaaatataatACTGCAATCACATACAAAAGTAGTCCTTCATTTTTGTACAGTTCAGTGCTCACGTGATTTATCAGTTTTTCcttacacttttttcttttttgttcaatttttctttaaaaggtGAGAATGGGGGTGTGTTTGGAATAGCGTGATCCAGGCCAAGGGAAAGGGGCTCCTCGTGTCCACGGGATAGCAACTCCTTCTTATAGACACATAGCTGAAAAGCAACACAGGTACTTCTCATTAAGAGTATGGAAGAGAGTTTCAAGACACATCACTGAAGATTGACCTGGCTGCCAGAGATCCTTTCTCACATGCAGGATTAATCATGAAGAGGAGAACCATACTGTCAGAGAGCTTCTTTATTTATATCAGAAAATTGCCACATCTCCCAGTCCCATGCTGCACGGAAATGTGGGATTTGTCATGGCAGTAATCCCAGTGTAGTGTTTAaaattttgtgttatttgcaTGCTTAGAGTGGAATTTTTTATATGTTTCACAATGTTGCCATGTATCTTTCTGTTGTGCTTTTAGAAACCTTTGCAAAAGTTGGAGATCAGCCTGAACAATATttgctgaaatgaaaaataaacaagttTTGCaggtatgtgtttgtgtgaaatggctttacttttattttgtatctCCTCCTACTTTTTAATGCAACCACCCATACTGCATAAATATTAGATTTAGGATTActgtaatgtaaatgtgaaaTACTATATACTAAAGTATCTTTTCTGCTGCATATTGAATCTACATAATTAGAAGATTTCATGTATTTGTAACTGCAAAGAACAGCAGAGCATTTTTAGGATGGGACCACaatgttcatcacttctttctttttttttacttggtgGCAGAAATGCTCTTTTGTAAAAGTACAAACACAACACCAGAAATTCTCTATAGCAAGTGAAACATGAGTAGAATTGGTGAAATATTATCAGAAAATATTTCTGATTTAGACTAAAgaaaatgtcaaacagaaaatcaCAGTGTATTCTGAATGATACGTTTTACCTGCTGCATGAGTTATAGCCTgcaataaattattttatttacagcatcATCCTGTATACCTGAGGgagtgcaaaataaaacaagtcagTGCTGTACATGTGTCAGGATCATATGAGACAGTAGATATTTATCACAACTGAGTTTACACGAACTGTGAATATCAAGATATCGAGCAAACAACATAAAGGACATCTTCTGTCCTTTTCTGGAAATAAAGGGAGGGGAGGTTCAGTATCCACAGCCATCTTAACTGAGCAAACAGACCTCTTGTAAATGACAGAGACGTACTTGCGTGTTGGAGCGTGACTGTTGTGAAGGTTTCACTTTCAtttataatgaaaaaaacagtttaaagcaGCGAGGCAGGGGTAAGTCTAATGTGCAGAAAAGTCGTATTTTCCAGCTATATTTCTGTTCACATACACAAAACGTGGAACATTGTGGTTGTTGAAGGTTTGGCTAAAGTTCAAGACGTAAGAAAACTGGAAAGTGGAGTGTAACCGAGAGTGTAGCTCTGCAGGCTAGGAGGAGAACGACGTTAGCTAATTTATGGAAACGGTTTTTATATAAAGATCACCAAATAAAGAATTGGTGGTTGTTTGAGTGCAACACACTGTTGTCATGTCGTCTGTGTTTGGTGTGTTTTGAAGGAAGAAGATCAAAATCGAAAACATGGCCACTGCAGAGCCCATGGAGGTCGACAAACCTGACGACATGAGCCAAGTACGTAAACTAACACTGAATAAGAATAAAGTAATTTGTTATAGGAGCTTTGGTGTTAATGCAGTCATTAAATATCCACAGTGCTTATCTCCAGTTGGACccttacattttttaaagtgcaCCTTTGAGGCCACGGTGTGCTTTTATACTTGAAAAGCGTTTCATTTTGGTGATTTTGTGTGCTTATGGTTAATGTGTTCCGTTGTTTCCCGTATTCTTATAAAGACTATATAAAAGTGAAAGTACTGAGACTACAAGGTCAGCATAATCTTAGCTTATCAACTGATGTATTTCCTGAACTCAAGGTTCAGGAAATACATCATCAGAATGTGTAAAGCTGTCCAGTGCGGCTGTGAAATTTTTTGTAAGGTTTCAAAGTGCCACTAGATGGAATACAAAGCTTCAGCATTGTATTGTAAGAGTtgtgagactgaagaagtcaacAGTGTGTGAAGATGATCAGCGTTACTGTGATCATCAGTGAGAACATTGTAAATATCTAAGGCTGCAAGGTGACATCAATGTGACAAATGTGAAAATATGACAAGTAGCTAACGTCACACTATTCATTTATAAGTACAATAGTTAAGAAAAACTTAGTTTGCGAACCTTAGTTTggaccaaaaagaaaacaagctttAGTCTTGTCTATAATACTAAAGAATGGAATTCTTAAAagatatttttcaaaaatttaaaaaaaatatatatacatatttaaataaatgtaattttggaTTAATATCATAGGCTTGCAtatttttagtgtgtgtgtgttttttttttaaaattacaggaTCAAGATGAAGCACACATTGTTCTCTCAATAAAGTGGATAAAGTCTGATGATGAGCTACAAAAAGGGAAGAGGCTAAAGACTCGTCTACAGATAATGCTTCAGACTTGGTTTAACAAATGCAAACATAAGGTGGAATGCTCAGTGGAAAGGATGTTAAAAGATGGGCGTGTTGTGATAAAGACTAAACCAGTTCCAGGTGCAGTAAAGTCCTACATAATCATCTGATTACTTTACTATCTTTATAACTTCtccaataaaaacatttatttttaataaattctgtataattattttgatttttttttaaatcaattttgtctctgtcttttAAGTCCTGACTGAGCTTCAGAAACTGAGTAAACAAACACTAACTGGGCGGGATGGAAATTCAGTCACCATAACATCCATCAGTCTGACACTGCCATCTCCAGAGCTCGATACACAAGTACCAGAGGATGCTTCAATGAACCTTCCCCCATCTGTGCCAGATCCACAAATTGTGTGTAAAATGTagtaaatcattaaaaacaaatataaatgaatGCTGTTGAATTAAATGGTGTGCTGTGTTTGTAGGATCAAGTTCAACTGGGAAAGCAAAGTAACACAGGTTCAGCAGGTGGAGAACAGACAGGTGCTGCAGAGGATGCTTCGACAAACCATCCTCCATTTGTGCCAGCTCCACAAACTGTATGCACTGTGTagtaaatcatttaaaaacatagacata is a window from the Pelmatolapia mariae isolate MD_Pm_ZW linkage group LG5, Pm_UMD_F_2, whole genome shotgun sequence genome containing:
- the LOC134628214 gene encoding uncharacterized protein LOC134628214, which encodes MDWEEPMETYDLNQEHVKPRKRSKAGSAAEEETRSCSVPVGHFWYVNHMYKEEMKRIEKENGVKIEAELKLKFQVDKKHGSPDNALKEFKNLMQNSITESSGSVIPLKFIDPDQWRDALKTIQKNKNKLLVTLTSETMTVQGPRRSQDVISKSLFGDTMQHTNTLAFLEEYEKKIQDTSLKTDRTTKDLWPMTTSCNKEVDRIKAGFNVEIKESDISQGKVGVKTLCKQDKGHSFMKDCSLNSAFQPDRMTHCDLLMKTNCISQSEGASNEPVLNGQSANRMHSLLIDLTDSGTTAGDQKDDQCPICLDKFKNRKRLKCKDEFCEDCLRQALEANGPICPVCRVVFGKIIGDQPDGRMSHQTLRTSLPGYSDCGTIVINYVIPSGTQTAEHPNPGQHYSGIHRTACLPNNKEGNEVLQLLKRAFEQRLIFTVGTSRTTGLDNQVTWNDIPHKTSTSGGPDCFGYPDPEYLSRVKEELKAKGIE